The Sphingomonas sp. So64.6b genome includes a region encoding these proteins:
- a CDS encoding SDR family NAD(P)-dependent oxidoreductase, which produces MQNLQGKTAFVTGGASGIGLGIAKALLGAGMNVVIADIRDDHLATASAELDGGDRVMALRLDITDRAAYAATADAVEARFGNIHILCNNAGVAVVGPTELASYADWDWVMGVNLGGTINGVVTMLPRMLKHGEGGHIVNTSSMSGIMPHPGATIYATGKGAVVNMMEAMRLELEPRGIICSVFCPGAVATNIAKAGETRPATLSDTGYAEADKRRATDANMHLYQSKEEVGERVLRGILADELYILTHREFYEGVKDRADAMVAAVPDLAENAEYKSLYAVLFRNPIHAAEIARQETLNAGMKVDA; this is translated from the coding sequence GTGCAGAATCTGCAAGGCAAGACCGCGTTCGTCACGGGCGGGGCGAGCGGCATCGGGCTTGGCATCGCCAAGGCGCTGCTCGGCGCGGGCATGAACGTCGTCATCGCGGATATCCGCGACGACCATCTCGCTACCGCATCGGCCGAGCTGGACGGCGGAGATCGGGTCATGGCGTTGCGACTCGATATCACCGATCGCGCCGCTTATGCCGCCACCGCCGATGCGGTCGAAGCGCGGTTCGGGAACATCCATATTCTGTGCAACAATGCCGGCGTCGCGGTGGTCGGCCCGACCGAACTCGCCAGCTATGCCGATTGGGACTGGGTGATGGGTGTCAATCTCGGCGGCACGATCAATGGCGTCGTCACCATGCTGCCGCGCATGCTGAAGCATGGCGAGGGCGGGCACATCGTCAACACCTCGTCGATGTCCGGGATCATGCCGCACCCCGGCGCGACCATCTATGCGACGGGTAAGGGCGCAGTGGTCAACATGATGGAGGCGATGCGGCTCGAACTCGAACCGCGCGGCATCATCTGTTCGGTATTCTGCCCCGGAGCGGTCGCGACCAACATTGCCAAGGCTGGCGAAACCCGCCCGGCCACGCTTTCCGACACCGGCTATGCCGAGGCCGACAAGCGCCGCGCGACCGACGCCAACATGCATCTCTACCAAAGCAAGGAAGAGGTGGGCGAGCGCGTGCTGCGCGGCATTCTGGCCGATGAACTGTACATCCTCACTCACCGCGAATTCTACGAGGGGGTGAAGGACCGGGCCGATGCGATGGTCGCGGCGGTGCCCGACCTGGCCGAGAATGCCGAGTATAAGTCGCTTTATGCGGTGCTGTTCCGCAACCCGATCCATGCCGCGGAGATCGCGCGGCAGGAGACTCTCAACGCCGGCATGAAGGTGGACGCATGA
- a CDS encoding SDR family NAD(P)-dependent oxidoreductase, with protein MKDFAGRTAFVTGGANGIGLGLARALLAEGCKVAIADIREDAIDAALKTLDNRHVIGVPLDVASRQGFAEAADRVEAELGPVSLVFNNAGINLFQTIDESSFDDWDWVMGVNLHGVINGVMTFAPRMKARGLGGHIVNTASMASFLCGPQPGIYNTTKFAVRGMSESLRYSLAPFGIGVSVLCPGLVKSHIYASDEVRPDALLAGARPVNTEMVGRLEQVHQFGMEPDVIAQRTLDAVRENRFYIFSHPEFKDELRELFDEVIAEFRADPEDPGYQQRIGFEAGRRAGYKAARMAGRSEEH; from the coding sequence ATGAAGGATTTCGCCGGCCGGACGGCCTTTGTCACCGGGGGCGCCAATGGCATCGGCCTGGGGCTCGCCCGCGCATTGCTTGCCGAAGGGTGCAAGGTCGCGATCGCCGACATCCGCGAGGATGCGATCGATGCGGCACTGAAGACGCTCGATAATCGGCATGTCATCGGTGTGCCGCTCGACGTCGCCTCGCGCCAGGGCTTTGCCGAGGCGGCCGACCGGGTCGAGGCGGAGCTCGGTCCGGTGAGCCTGGTGTTCAACAATGCCGGCATCAACCTGTTCCAGACGATCGACGAATCGAGCTTCGACGACTGGGACTGGGTGATGGGGGTCAATCTGCACGGCGTGATCAACGGGGTGATGACCTTTGCACCGCGAATGAAAGCGCGAGGGCTTGGGGGGCACATCGTCAACACCGCCTCGATGGCGAGCTTTTTGTGCGGGCCGCAGCCGGGCATCTACAACACCACCAAATTCGCGGTGCGTGGGATGAGTGAATCACTGCGCTACAGCCTCGCGCCGTTCGGCATCGGCGTGTCGGTGCTGTGCCCGGGCCTGGTCAAAAGCCATATCTATGCCAGCGACGAAGTACGCCCCGATGCGCTTCTCGCCGGCGCCCGGCCGGTCAACACCGAGATGGTCGGCCGGCTGGAGCAAGTCCATCAATTCGGCATGGAGCCCGACGTGATCGCGCAGCGCACGCTTGATGCGGTCAGGGAAAACCGCTTCTACATTTTCTCGCACCCCGAATTCAAAGATGAGCTGCGTGAGTTGTTCGATGAAGTGATCGCCGAATTCCGCGCCGATCCGGAAGACCCGGGTTATCAGCAGCGGATCGGTTTCGAGGCAGGACGGCGTGCGGGATACAAGGCGGCACGTATGGCAGGGAGGTCCGAGGAGCATTGA
- the purU gene encoding formyltetrahydrofolate deformylase has protein sequence MNEVCTLTLSCDDRPGLVAAVASFLASRGGNILDAQQFDDRQTNRFFMRIVLELTDPAATLDAMRGDFASLASEHGMAWTLRASTERQRVLLMVSKFDHCLGDLLYRWRIGELPMDVVGIVSNHPRSALHISMIGDIPYHHLPVTRDTKAEQEAQIKHLVDETGADLVVLARYMQILSDDLAAFLSGRCINIHHSFLPGFKGAKPYHQAHARGVKMIGATAHYVTADLDEGPIIAQDVEPISHADTPDDLVRKGRDIERRVLAAAVAYHLEDRVLLNGSRTVVFRN, from the coding sequence GTGAATGAGGTTTGTACGCTAACCCTGTCGTGTGACGACCGCCCCGGACTGGTGGCGGCGGTGGCGAGTTTTCTGGCATCGCGCGGCGGCAACATCCTCGACGCGCAACAATTTGACGACCGTCAGACCAACCGCTTCTTCATGCGGATCGTACTGGAACTGACCGATCCCGCAGCGACACTTGATGCGATGCGGGGGGATTTCGCGTCGTTGGCCAGCGAGCATGGCATGGCATGGACGCTGCGCGCGTCGACCGAGCGTCAGCGCGTGCTGTTGATGGTGTCGAAGTTCGACCATTGCCTCGGCGACCTGCTTTATCGCTGGCGGATCGGCGAATTGCCGATGGACGTGGTCGGCATCGTTTCGAACCATCCGCGCAGCGCACTGCACATCTCGATGATTGGCGACATTCCCTATCATCATCTTCCGGTGACGCGCGACACGAAGGCCGAACAGGAAGCGCAGATCAAGCACCTGGTCGACGAGACCGGTGCCGACCTCGTCGTGCTTGCGCGCTATATGCAAATCCTGTCGGACGACCTCGCGGCTTTTTTGTCGGGGCGGTGCATCAATATCCATCACAGCTTCCTGCCCGGCTTCAAGGGCGCCAAGCCCTATCATCAGGCGCATGCGCGCGGGGTGAAGATGATCGGCGCAACCGCCCACTACGTCACCGCCGACCTGGATGAAGGGCCGATCATCGCCCAGGACGTAGAGCCGATCAGCCATGCCGACACGCCGGACGATCTGGTGCGCAAGGGCCGCGACATCGAACGGCGCGTACTGGCGGCGGCGGTCGCTTATCATCTTGAGGACCGGGTTCTGCTGAACGGTTCGCGCACCGTCGTTTTCCGGAACTGA
- a CDS encoding dihydroneopterin aldolase produces the protein MPVVEYRTRRAAVRFVTGIVAFTRVSVRDLPVLADIGIYAHEIGQRQPLILTVTLEVERIEEDRIDATTDYRLIAAAAEALGETRIALIEVFAYRLASYCLELPGVRSAEVTIDKPRALAAGMASVTTLLRRDPADQIREADGGSNIVSIERGN, from the coding sequence TTGCCTGTTGTCGAATACCGCACGCGCCGCGCTGCTGTCCGTTTCGTGACGGGCATCGTCGCCTTCACCCGGGTGTCGGTGCGCGATTTACCGGTGCTGGCGGATATCGGCATCTACGCGCACGAAATCGGCCAGCGCCAGCCGCTGATCCTGACGGTGACGCTGGAGGTGGAGCGCATCGAGGAGGACAGGATCGATGCGACAACCGACTATCGCCTGATCGCCGCCGCCGCCGAGGCACTGGGCGAAACGCGCATCGCCCTGATCGAAGTCTTTGCCTATCGCCTCGCCTCTTATTGCCTGGAGCTGCCGGGCGTGCGCAGCGCCGAAGTGACGATCGACAAGCCGCGTGCGCTTGCCGCGGGCATGGCATCGGTAACGACTTTGCTCCGTCGCGATCCCGCCGATCAGATCAGGGAAGCGGATGGCGGATCGAATATCGTCTCGATCGAACGGGGAAACTAG
- the folD gene encoding bifunctional methylenetetrahydrofolate dehydrogenase/methenyltetrahydrofolate cyclohydrolase FolD, which produces MTAIIDGRALARALSAETAAAVAALGESHGIVPGLAVVQVGDDPASQVYVARKVAETVRVGMRSIEHRLDANTGEAELLALIAALNADPLIHGILVQLPLPPQIDAGRVLDTIDPAKDVDGFHPVNVGRLSTGTGGLVPCTPLGCMKLLDTVIDDYYGLAAVVIGKSNIVGKPVAMLLLERECTVTVTHIATRGLADIVRGADIVVVAAGSPRLVRGDWIKPGAVVIDVGITRMTDADGRQRLVGDVAFDEIGHARAATPVPGGVGPMTIACLLSNTARAALLSVS; this is translated from the coding sequence GTGACCGCGATCATCGACGGCCGTGCGCTGGCGCGGGCCCTGTCGGCGGAAACCGCCGCAGCGGTCGCCGCGCTTGGGGAAAGCCATGGCATCGTGCCCGGCCTGGCGGTCGTCCAGGTCGGCGACGATCCCGCCAGCCAGGTCTATGTCGCGCGCAAGGTCGCGGAAACGGTCAGGGTCGGGATGCGCTCGATCGAACATCGCCTTGATGCGAATACGGGCGAGGCAGAATTGCTGGCGCTGATCGCCGCGCTCAACGCCGACCCGCTGATCCACGGCATCCTCGTCCAGCTCCCCTTGCCGCCACAGATCGATGCCGGCCGCGTGCTCGACACGATCGACCCGGCCAAGGATGTGGATGGGTTTCACCCGGTCAATGTCGGGCGGCTGTCGACCGGCACCGGCGGGCTGGTGCCGTGCACACCGCTTGGCTGCATGAAGCTGCTCGATACGGTGATCGACGATTATTACGGGCTCGCCGCCGTGGTGATCGGCAAGTCGAACATTGTCGGCAAGCCGGTGGCGATGCTGCTGCTGGAACGCGAATGCACCGTCACGGTGACGCATATCGCCACGCGCGGCCTGGCCGATATCGTGCGCGGCGCGGACATCGTCGTGGTGGCGGCGGGCAGCCCAAGGCTGGTGCGCGGTGACTGGATAAAACCCGGCGCGGTGGTGATCGATGTGGGCATCACCCGCATGACCGACGCGGACGGGCGCCAACGGCTGGTCGGCGACGTCGCCTTTGACGAGATCGGCCATGCCCGTGCGGCAACGCCGGTGCCCGGCGGTGTCGGACCGATGACGATCGCTTGCCTGTTGTCGAATACCGCACGCGCCGCGCTGCTGTCCGTTTCGTGA
- a CDS encoding aminomethyl transferase family protein — protein sequence MTDKNLQSLLADSGDIVELLRNQQTGPNAYPGVPAEYSNWRSEQQAWAKTCVLFNQSYHMVDLEVSGPDAFAMLNHLGVNSFKGFVPDRAKQFVPVTPDGYVIGDVILFYLEENRFNLVGRAPVIEWIEYHAQAGDWNVTVERDERTAVRPDPENRKSYRFQLQGPNAMKTLEKAMGQTPPDLKFFHMTTITIAGKQVRALRHGMAGQPGYELFGPWADGETVRQALIAAGKDFGLSLVGGRTYSSNTLESGWIPSPLPAIYTGEALKPYREWLTANSYEAKASIGGSFVPDSVEGYYLTPWDLGYGLFVKFDHDFIGREALERMAGQPHRTKVTLALDTEDALRVISSALQKGDRAKYMEFPSAVYSMHPYDSVLVDGKIVGISTWIGYSSNEGKMLTLAMLDAEYATPGTQVTLLWGEPNGGTRKPTVEAHVQTEIRATVASVPYSEVARDSYADSWRSRQPA from the coding sequence ATGACCGACAAGAACCTGCAAAGCCTGCTGGCGGACAGTGGCGACATCGTCGAGCTGCTGCGCAACCAGCAGACCGGACCCAATGCCTATCCCGGCGTCCCGGCCGAATATTCCAACTGGCGCAGCGAGCAACAGGCCTGGGCCAAGACCTGCGTGCTGTTCAACCAATCCTATCATATGGTCGATCTCGAAGTGTCGGGGCCGGATGCGTTCGCGATGCTCAACCATCTCGGCGTCAACAGCTTCAAGGGTTTCGTGCCCGACCGCGCCAAACAGTTCGTGCCGGTTACGCCCGACGGCTATGTCATCGGCGACGTGATCCTGTTCTATCTTGAGGAGAACCGCTTCAATCTGGTCGGCCGCGCGCCGGTGATAGAGTGGATCGAATATCATGCCCAGGCCGGCGACTGGAATGTGACCGTCGAACGTGACGAGCGCACCGCCGTTCGCCCGGACCCGGAGAACCGCAAATCCTATCGCTTCCAGCTGCAGGGCCCGAATGCGATGAAGACGCTGGAAAAGGCGATGGGCCAGACCCCGCCCGACCTGAAATTCTTCCACATGACCACGATCACCATCGCCGGAAAACAGGTGCGCGCGCTGCGTCACGGCATGGCGGGCCAGCCCGGTTATGAATTGTTCGGCCCCTGGGCGGATGGCGAGACGGTGCGTCAGGCGCTGATTGCGGCAGGTAAGGATTTCGGCCTGTCGCTGGTCGGCGGACGGACCTATTCGTCGAACACGCTGGAATCGGGCTGGATCCCGTCGCCCCTGCCGGCGATTTACACCGGTGAAGCGCTCAAGCCCTATCGCGAATGGCTGACCGCCAACAGCTATGAAGCCAAGGCATCGATCGGCGGCAGCTTCGTTCCCGACAGCGTCGAGGGTTATTATCTCACGCCCTGGGATCTGGGTTATGGCCTGTTCGTGAAGTTCGACCATGATTTCATCGGCCGCGAGGCGCTGGAGCGCATGGCCGGCCAGCCGCATCGTACCAAGGTGACGCTCGCGCTGGATACCGAGGACGCACTGCGCGTGATCAGCTCGGCACTGCAAAAGGGCGACCGCGCCAAGTATATGGAATTCCCCTCGGCGGTCTACTCCATGCACCCCTATGATTCGGTGCTGGTCGACGGGAAGATCGTCGGCATCTCGACCTGGATCGGCTACAGTTCCAACGAGGGCAAGATGCTGACCCTTGCGATGCTCGACGCCGAATATGCGACGCCGGGCACGCAAGTCACCCTGCTCTGGGGCGAGCCGAACGGCGGCACGCGCAAGCCGACGGTCGAAGCGCATGTGCAGACAGAGATCCGCGCAACCGTGGCTTCGGTGCCTTATTCGGAAGTCGCGCGCGACAGCTATGCCGATAGCTGGCGGAGCCGCCAGCCGGCCTGA
- a CDS encoding MFS transporter has product MALGSIPATPISILPDEVPPESAGQQAVTPRVWPSSRSAYFALFVIILATFINFFDATVFGMLAQRIKVDFGLTDEQLGFLGGPANIIFYVFVGIPLARLADIYPRKLVLAGGIAVIGGITALGGLAQTFWQFVGTRMFVGAGGSAHAPASYSMLADAFPPKRIPRAFALLQLGFIGGTTLGVFLGGQLIGIVSSWPNTQWMGLTIHNWQWLLIWVGLPGFVISLLFLLVKEPPRALPPVQARAVPEDSGLGRRILTFTGLDAAKAIHARGRVYYPLFLGLALSAIEVFGLQFWRTPFMIRTYGWDEARIGTVMAPMLLVGSLLGVFLGGFFVEWMAKRYKDANVRSAAILFGLVTICSIVSPMMPTGESSLFVMSLGAMFGLAGAVPQNAAIQRIAPNEMRGQVTAIYLFMFTFFGAMGSFVVGSVAQRVIGVEADLWKALVLTASILLPLATLCMFLAIRPYREEVERLEAETAAH; this is encoded by the coding sequence ATGGCACTAGGCTCGATCCCGGCTACGCCGATATCCATATTACCCGATGAAGTGCCGCCCGAATCGGCGGGGCAGCAGGCCGTGACGCCGCGCGTCTGGCCGTCGTCGCGCAGCGCTTATTTCGCGCTGTTCGTGATCATCCTGGCGACCTTCATCAACTTTTTCGACGCGACCGTGTTCGGTATGCTGGCACAGCGCATCAAGGTGGATTTCGGGCTGACCGACGAGCAACTCGGTTTCCTGGGCGGCCCGGCCAATATCATCTTCTATGTCTTTGTCGGCATTCCGCTGGCGCGCCTTGCGGACATCTATCCGCGCAAGCTGGTGCTGGCGGGCGGCATCGCGGTGATCGGCGGGATCACCGCGCTCGGCGGCCTCGCTCAGACTTTCTGGCAATTCGTTGGCACGCGCATGTTCGTCGGTGCCGGCGGCTCGGCGCATGCGCCCGCTTCCTATTCGATGCTCGCGGATGCCTTTCCGCCCAAGCGGATTCCGCGGGCGTTCGCGCTGCTCCAGCTCGGCTTTATCGGCGGCACCACGCTCGGCGTGTTCCTCGGCGGCCAGTTGATCGGGATCGTCTCGTCATGGCCCAATACGCAATGGATGGGGCTGACCATTCACAATTGGCAATGGCTGCTGATCTGGGTCGGACTGCCCGGATTCGTCATCTCTTTGCTCTTCCTGCTGGTGAAGGAACCGCCGCGCGCGCTGCCGCCGGTACAGGCGCGCGCGGTGCCGGAGGATAGCGGGCTCGGCCGGCGGATATTGACCTTTACCGGCCTCGATGCGGCCAAAGCGATCCATGCGCGCGGGCGTGTCTATTACCCGCTGTTCCTTGGCCTTGCGCTGAGCGCGATCGAGGTGTTCGGGCTGCAATTCTGGCGCACGCCGTTCATGATCCGCACCTATGGATGGGACGAGGCGCGGATCGGCACGGTGATGGCGCCGATGCTGCTGGTCGGGTCGCTGCTCGGCGTGTTCCTCGGTGGCTTCTTCGTCGAATGGATGGCCAAGCGCTACAAGGACGCCAATGTCCGCTCGGCGGCGATCCTGTTCGGGCTGGTGACGATCTGTTCGATCGTCTCCCCGATGATGCCGACGGGCGAATCGTCGCTGTTTGTGATGTCGCTCGGCGCGATGTTCGGGCTGGCCGGCGCCGTCCCGCAAAACGCCGCGATCCAACGTATCGCACCGAACGAAATGCGCGGCCAGGTCACAGCGATCTATTTGTTCATGTTCACTTTTTTTGGCGCGATGGGCAGTTTCGTCGTCGGCTCGGTCGCGCAACGCGTGATCGGCGTGGAGGCCGATTTGTGGAAGGCGCTGGTGCTAACCGCATCGATCCTGCTGCCGTTGGCGACGCTCTGCATGTTCCTCGCCATTCGTCCGTACCGTGAAGAGGTGGAGCGTCTCGAAGCCGAGACGGCAGCACATTGA
- a CDS encoding transcriptional repressor, with product MAYQERHKVAERALPRKRAPICPGPVLDEAIMDVLSQSDLPLSAYDVADRLRQRGRSIMTASVYRSLARLRVSQQIERVETLSSFRVKDTPKAAIMICSHCGRVQPLAGGMLHDAFRDLLAEVGFVADHAAIEATGTCRDCLETDMSG from the coding sequence ATGGCATATCAGGAACGTCACAAGGTCGCGGAACGGGCACTGCCGCGCAAGCGAGCGCCGATTTGCCCGGGACCGGTGCTGGACGAAGCGATCATGGATGTCCTGTCGCAGTCCGATCTACCGCTCAGCGCGTATGACGTGGCGGATCGCCTGCGCCAGCGGGGCCGGTCGATAATGACCGCGTCAGTCTATCGATCGCTCGCCCGGCTTCGCGTTTCGCAACAGATCGAGCGCGTCGAAACGCTTTCGAGCTTTCGAGTAAAGGACACGCCAAAAGCGGCCATCATGATCTGTTCGCATTGCGGGCGCGTACAGCCACTCGCAGGCGGCATGCTGCACGATGCTTTTAGAGACTTGCTCGCCGAAGTGGGCTTTGTTGCGGATCACGCCGCAATCGAAGCGACGGGCACCTGCCGTGACTGTCTCGAGACGGATATGTCGGGCTAG
- a CDS encoding alpha/beta hydrolase, producing MRPSAPAPLVLLPGLLCDSRIFAGQLARFPDAIAIDGFGERQSLEAMARIVLDAVPGPMSLLGHSMGARVALELVRLAPERVERLALVSTGVHSLQPGEAEKRHALLDLGRREGAAALVDRWLPPMIAPAHRGDDRLVQSLRTMCIEAGVDAFAGQITALLARPAVETLLPMIRCPTLVAVGSEDVWSPPAQHEAIAAAIAAARLTIVSGAGHMLPAEAPEQLNDAIAEWLSLPNPY from the coding sequence ATGCGCCCGTCCGCACCAGCCCCGCTGGTCTTGTTGCCGGGATTGTTGTGCGATTCTCGTATCTTCGCGGGGCAGCTGGCGCGTTTTCCCGATGCGATTGCGATCGACGGTTTTGGTGAGCGGCAAAGCCTTGAGGCCATGGCACGAATCGTCCTCGACGCTGTGCCGGGGCCGATGTCGCTGCTCGGCCACTCAATGGGCGCGCGTGTCGCGCTCGAGCTTGTCCGGCTCGCGCCGGAGCGCGTCGAACGACTCGCGCTGGTCAGCACCGGCGTGCACTCGCTACAACCGGGCGAGGCGGAGAAACGCCACGCCTTGCTCGATCTCGGCCGGCGCGAAGGCGCGGCTGCGCTGGTCGATCGCTGGCTTCCGCCGATGATCGCACCGGCCCATCGCGGCGACGACCGGTTGGTGCAATCGCTGCGCACCATGTGCATCGAAGCCGGTGTCGATGCGTTCGCAGGCCAGATCACCGCTTTGCTGGCACGGCCGGCGGTCGAAACTTTATTGCCGATGATCCGCTGCCCGACCCTGGTCGCGGTCGGTAGCGAGGATGTCTGGAGCCCGCCGGCCCAGCACGAGGCCATTGCGGCGGCGATTGCCGCTGCCCGGCTGACGATCGTCAGCGGAGCCGGCCATATGCTGCCCGCCGAGGCGCCCGAACAACTGAACGACGCGATCGCCGAATGGCTGTCGCTGCCGAACCCTTATTGA
- a CDS encoding MFS transporter, which translates to MAGHDSATASMNPVMRLLADAPMSPRQIFAVAISIALNALDGFDVLAITFAAPGITRDWGIGPAQLGVALSSGLAGMALGSLVLAPLGDRFGRRPLVLGCLILMAMGMLLTATATGLASLCLWRVVTGLGIGGMVAAINAVASEFANEKRRDLSVALMTIGYPIGGLLGGFAVAELVVTHGWQSVFVAGGLATAAFLPLIWFGLPESLEYLARKGTPAAREKIDAILTRMGHVPLGADVVLAPAPVRGGSLAELLGPRFRRLTLLLVFAYFLHIMTFYFFSGWLPKLMSDLGYATPDAIRTSALMSLGGVIGGSALGWAAPRFGLIRLVTLSMVGTTVTFAVFGMVSGLVAMQVVAFLAGACVFGGIVGLYALLARSFPAELRVTGTGLAIGIGRGGAVVGPVLGGILIQAGMSIPLAIAIVGAGALIAAGILIVLSRGPAAQN; encoded by the coding sequence GTGGCCGGACACGATAGCGCGACGGCGAGCATGAACCCGGTGATGCGCTTGCTCGCCGACGCGCCGATGAGCCCGCGTCAGATCTTTGCGGTGGCGATCTCGATCGCGCTCAACGCGCTGGACGGTTTCGACGTACTCGCCATCACCTTCGCCGCGCCCGGCATCACGCGCGACTGGGGCATTGGTCCGGCGCAACTGGGCGTCGCCTTGTCCTCCGGGCTTGCCGGCATGGCGCTCGGTTCGCTCGTCCTGGCACCGCTCGGCGACCGGTTCGGGCGGCGTCCACTGGTGCTCGGGTGCCTCATCCTGATGGCCATGGGCATGCTGCTGACCGCAACCGCGACCGGGCTCGCCAGTCTGTGCCTGTGGCGCGTCGTGACCGGCCTGGGCATTGGCGGGATGGTTGCCGCGATCAATGCCGTCGCGTCGGAATTCGCCAATGAAAAGCGCCGCGACCTGTCGGTGGCACTGATGACGATCGGTTATCCGATCGGTGGTCTTCTCGGCGGCTTCGCGGTCGCCGAGCTTGTCGTCACCCATGGCTGGCAGTCGGTGTTCGTGGCCGGCGGCCTGGCGACCGCGGCGTTCCTGCCGCTGATCTGGTTCGGCTTGCCTGAATCGCTGGAATATCTCGCGCGCAAGGGCACGCCGGCGGCGCGTGAAAAGATCGACGCGATCCTGACGCGCATGGGCCATGTACCGCTCGGCGCCGATGTCGTGCTCGCCCCTGCCCCGGTCCGCGGCGGCAGTCTTGCCGAGTTACTCGGCCCCCGGTTCCGCCGCCTGACTTTGTTGCTGGTCTTCGCCTATTTCCTGCACATCATGACCTTTTATTTCTTCTCCGGCTGGTTGCCCAAGCTGATGAGCGATCTCGGCTATGCGACGCCGGACGCGATCCGCACTTCGGCGCTGATGAGCCTGGGCGGTGTGATCGGCGGCTCGGCGCTTGGCTGGGCGGCGCCGCGCTTTGGGCTGATCCGGCTGGTCACGCTGTCGATGGTCGGGACGACCGTCACTTTCGCGGTGTTCGGCATGGTATCCGGGCTGGTCGCGATGCAGGTCGTGGCGTTCCTCGCTGGCGCATGTGTGTTCGGGGGGATCGTCGGGCTTTATGCGCTGCTCGCCCGGTCCTTTCCCGCCGAGCTGCGGGTGACCGGCACCGGCCTTGCGATCGGTATCGGTCGCGGCGGCGCAGTGGTCGGGCCAGTTCTTGGCGGCATCCTCATCCAGGCCGGGATGAGCATTCCGCTCGCCATCGCGATCGTCGGCGCAGGCGCGCTGATCGCGGCGGGGATCCTGATCGTGCTGAGCCGCGGACCCGCCGCGCAAAACTGA
- a CDS encoding methylenetetrahydrofolate reductase, whose amino-acid sequence MTASSAIHPAWALAAPAVMTDGYSLEMTAKDIDALRAAAPHIAPETPIAITFLPGESMDARIAAAVTVRSLGFEPMPHLSARRIGSLDELAAMVERSTAEAGVQRVFLVAGDPPIPAGPFADTMSLLRTGLFERNGIKAVGIAGHPDGHPEMDSDALWAVLAEKRVEIESRGMAPLIVTQFGFDAAPFLTWLRELRSRGIDAPVRIGVPGPAGIKTLLRYAAHCGVGASASVMTKYGVSLTRLLGTAGPDKLVDALARGIGPEHGAVRLHFYPFGGLSRTVEWIGDYSARHAR is encoded by the coding sequence ATGACTGCGAGCAGCGCAATACATCCAGCCTGGGCCCTGGCCGCGCCGGCGGTGATGACCGACGGTTATTCGTTGGAAATGACCGCGAAGGATATCGACGCGCTGCGCGCCGCCGCGCCGCATATCGCGCCCGAAACGCCGATCGCGATCACCTTCCTGCCCGGTGAAAGCATGGATGCGCGCATCGCCGCCGCAGTCACGGTGCGCTCGCTGGGCTTCGAACCGATGCCTCATCTGTCGGCACGGCGCATCGGCTCGCTCGATGAACTCGCCGCGATGGTCGAACGCTCGACCGCCGAGGCGGGTGTCCAGCGCGTGTTCCTGGTCGCGGGCGATCCGCCCATTCCCGCCGGCCCCTTCGCCGATACCATGTCGCTGTTGCGCACCGGCTTGTTCGAACGCAACGGGATCAAGGCGGTCGGGATTGCCGGCCATCCCGATGGCCATCCCGAGATGGACAGCGACGCCTTATGGGCGGTGCTCGCCGAAAAGCGCGTCGAGATCGAATCGCGCGGCATGGCGCCGCTGATCGTCACCCAGTTCGGCTTCGATGCCGCCCCCTTCCTCACCTGGCTGCGCGAGTTGCGCAGCCGCGGGATCGACGCGCCGGTACGGATCGGCGTGCCCGGCCCGGCGGGGATCAAGACGTTGCTACGATATGCTGCGCATTGCGGCGTTGGCGCGTCGGCCAGCGTGATGACGAAATATGGCGTGTCGCTGACGCGGCTGCTCGGCACGGCGGGCCCCGACAAGCTGGTCGATGCGCTGGCACGGGGCATTGGGCCCGAACACGGCGCGGTGCGGCTTCACTTCTACCCCTTTGGCGGCCTGTCGCGCACCGTCGAATGGATTGGCGATTACAGCGCCCGCCACGCGCGCTGA